In a genomic window of Amycolatopsis japonica:
- a CDS encoding bifunctional uroporphyrinogen-III C-methyltransferase/uroporphyrinogen-III synthase: MTPARKTTGRVAFVGSGPGDAGLLTVRAQELLAKAEVVVTDPDVPSGVLAFAAEGAEVRPAVGEATEVAKDLVNEAKAGRLVLRLIAGDPLTQPAVVAEVQAVSRTSAVFDIIPGVSPGAAVPAYAGVALGGTHTEVDVRGDVDWAALAATPGPIVLHATSAHLAEAASALTEHGLAPTTPVAVTSNGTINTQRTLDTTLATVANEAGELVGPLIVTIGQAVGQRSKLSWWESRALYGWKVLVPRTKEQAGEMAERLRGHGATSHEVPTISVEPPRSPAQMERSVKGLVDGRYQWIVFTSTNAVRAVWEKFEEFGLDARAFSGVKIACVGESTAAKVRSFGIIPELIPEGEQSSEGLLAEFPPYDDVLDPVDRVLLPRADIATETLSAGLRERGWEIDDVTAYRTVRAAPPPAETREMIKTGGFDAVCFTSSSTVRNLVGIAGKPHTRTLVACIGPKTAETAVEFGLRVDVQPEKADVPHLVDALAEHAARLRAEGALPPPRKAKRARRS, encoded by the coding sequence ATGACCCCCGCGCGTAAGACCACCGGGCGTGTCGCCTTCGTGGGCTCGGGCCCCGGTGACGCCGGTCTGCTGACCGTCCGCGCTCAGGAGCTGCTCGCCAAGGCCGAGGTCGTGGTGACCGACCCGGACGTCCCTTCGGGCGTCCTGGCCTTCGCCGCCGAGGGCGCCGAAGTGCGCCCCGCCGTCGGCGAGGCCACCGAGGTCGCCAAGGACCTGGTGAACGAGGCCAAGGCCGGACGACTGGTGCTCCGGCTCATCGCCGGTGACCCGCTGACCCAGCCCGCCGTCGTCGCCGAGGTGCAGGCCGTTTCCCGGACCAGCGCCGTGTTCGACATCATCCCGGGCGTCTCGCCCGGCGCGGCCGTCCCGGCGTACGCCGGTGTCGCGCTCGGTGGAACGCACACCGAGGTCGACGTCCGCGGCGACGTCGATTGGGCCGCGCTGGCCGCGACCCCCGGCCCGATCGTGCTGCACGCGACGTCGGCGCACCTGGCCGAGGCCGCGTCCGCGCTGACCGAGCACGGACTGGCGCCGACCACCCCGGTCGCCGTCACGTCGAACGGCACCATCAACACCCAGCGCACCCTGGACACCACGCTGGCCACCGTCGCGAACGAGGCGGGCGAGCTCGTCGGCCCGCTCATCGTGACCATCGGCCAGGCCGTCGGGCAGCGCTCGAAGCTGTCGTGGTGGGAGTCGCGCGCGCTGTACGGCTGGAAGGTCCTGGTGCCGCGCACCAAGGAGCAGGCCGGTGAGATGGCGGAGCGGCTTCGCGGCCACGGCGCCACCTCGCACGAGGTCCCGACCATCTCGGTCGAGCCGCCGCGCAGCCCCGCCCAGATGGAGCGTTCGGTCAAGGGTCTCGTCGACGGCCGCTACCAGTGGATCGTCTTCACCTCGACCAACGCCGTCCGCGCGGTGTGGGAGAAGTTCGAGGAGTTCGGCCTCGACGCCCGCGCCTTCTCCGGCGTGAAGATCGCCTGCGTCGGCGAATCGACCGCCGCGAAGGTGCGCTCGTTCGGCATCATCCCCGAGCTGATCCCGGAGGGCGAGCAGTCCTCGGAGGGTCTCCTCGCCGAGTTCCCGCCGTACGACGACGTCCTCGACCCGGTCGACCGCGTGCTGCTGCCGCGGGCGGACATCGCCACCGAGACCCTTTCGGCCGGCCTGCGCGAACGCGGCTGGGAGATCGACGACGTGACCGCGTACCGCACCGTGCGGGCCGCGCCGCCGCCCGCCGAGACCCGCGAGATGATCAAGACCGGCGGTTTCGACGCGGTCTGCTTCACCTCGTCCTCGACCGTGCGGAACCTCGTCGGCATCGCCGGCAAGCCGCACACCCGCACGCTGGTCGCGTGCATCGGCCCGAAGACCGCGGAGACCGCCGTGGAGTTCGGGCTGCGGGTCGACGTCCAGCCCGAGAAGGCCGACGTCCCGCACCTGGTCGACGCGCTCGCCGAGCACGCCGCCCGGCTTCGTGCCGAAGGTGCGCTTCCGCCGCCTCGCAAGGCGAAGCGGGCTCGCCGCTCCTGA
- the hemC gene encoding hydroxymethylbilane synthase has product MSRVIRIGTRGSKLALAQTGTIADALRATGAEVELVTVTTPGDKSSAPIPTIGVGVFTSALREALLREEVDVIVHSYKDLPTKPEPGITLAAVPRREDPRDALIARDGLTLGELPPGSTVGTGSPRRTAQLRALGLGLEIVPIRGNIDTRMRKVSDGELDAVILARAGLARIGRAEEITETLDPIQMLPAPAQGALAVECRTGDVDIEHLLGSTVDDEGTRAVATAERALLAALEAGCSAPVGALAEIVEDLDAEGRVVERISLRGTAAVEGDGDAVDMVRASALADKHEADQLGRTLATELLDLGAGALSGPAQ; this is encoded by the coding sequence GTGAGCAGAGTCATCCGCATCGGGACGCGCGGCAGCAAACTCGCCCTCGCGCAGACCGGCACCATCGCCGACGCCCTGCGTGCCACCGGGGCCGAGGTCGAGCTCGTCACCGTGACGACCCCCGGCGACAAGTCGTCCGCGCCGATCCCCACGATCGGGGTCGGCGTCTTCACTTCCGCGCTGCGCGAAGCCTTGCTGCGCGAGGAAGTCGACGTCATCGTGCACTCCTACAAGGACCTCCCGACGAAGCCGGAGCCGGGCATCACGCTCGCCGCCGTGCCGCGCCGCGAGGACCCGCGTGACGCGCTGATCGCCCGTGACGGGCTGACACTGGGCGAGCTCCCGCCCGGCTCGACCGTCGGCACCGGCTCGCCGCGGCGGACCGCGCAGCTGCGCGCGCTCGGTCTCGGTTTGGAAATCGTGCCGATCCGAGGCAATATCGACACCCGCATGCGCAAGGTGAGCGACGGAGAGCTCGACGCCGTCATCCTGGCGCGTGCCGGACTGGCCAGGATCGGCCGGGCGGAGGAGATCACCGAGACCCTCGACCCGATCCAGATGCTGCCCGCACCCGCGCAGGGTGCGCTGGCGGTGGAGTGCCGGACCGGTGACGTGGACATCGAGCACCTGCTCGGATCCACAGTGGACGATGAAGGCACCCGTGCCGTGGCGACCGCCGAGCGGGCGTTGCTCGCGGCGCTGGAGGCCGGGTGCAGCGCACCGGTCGGAGCGCTGGCGGAGATCGTCGAGGACCTGGACGCCGAAGGGCGGGTCGTCGAGCGGATCTCGTTGCGGGGCACCGCCGCCGTCGAAGGGGACGGGGACGCGGTCGACATGGTGCGCGCTTCCGCGCTCGCCGACAAGCACGAAGCCGATCAGCTCGGCCGGACACTGGCCACCGAGCTGCTCGACCTGGGGGCCGGTGCGCTGTCCGGCCCCGCCCAGTGA
- a CDS encoding glutamyl-tRNA reductase has translation MSVLAVGLSHRSAELNTLERVAVPATDVTKVLHELQQAEHVSEAILVSTCNRIEVYAVVETFHGGLNDVSDVLARQAGMQPADLYESLYVHYAGAAIEHLFSVTSGLDSMVVGETQILGQIRSSYATAREAGTVGRTLHELIQTTLRVGKRVHTETGLDQLGASVVSEALAAAGDIAGKHALIIGAGSMGALTASQLRKSGIGEITIANRTEARAARLAAASVEQGVPAKAVQMSGIADSVAEADVVVCCTGAQAAVFTAAHVPARAGRPLVVCDLGLPRDVDHDVAALADVTVVDLETIQRRMREAGTPTTERQTAKATGIVLDEVREYLAGQRSAEVTPTVTALRRRAAEVVDAELLRLDNRLPDLDAGVREEVGRTVRRVVDKLLHAPTVRVKQLAAETADTDYANALRELFCLDPQAPAAVASPTATPKDE, from the coding sequence ATGAGCGTGTTGGCGGTCGGGCTTTCGCACCGCAGTGCCGAGCTGAACACCTTGGAGCGCGTCGCGGTCCCCGCGACCGACGTGACCAAGGTGCTCCACGAACTGCAGCAGGCCGAGCACGTCAGCGAGGCGATCCTCGTCTCGACCTGCAACCGCATCGAGGTCTACGCCGTCGTCGAGACCTTCCACGGTGGCCTCAACGACGTTTCCGACGTGCTCGCCCGCCAGGCCGGCATGCAGCCCGCGGACCTCTACGAGTCGCTGTACGTGCACTACGCCGGCGCCGCGATCGAGCACCTGTTCTCGGTCACCTCGGGGCTGGACTCGATGGTCGTCGGCGAGACGCAGATCCTCGGCCAGATCCGGTCCTCCTACGCCACCGCGCGGGAGGCCGGCACCGTCGGCCGCACGTTGCACGAGCTGATCCAGACCACGCTGCGCGTCGGCAAACGCGTCCACACCGAGACCGGGCTCGACCAGCTCGGCGCGTCGGTGGTCTCCGAGGCGCTCGCCGCGGCCGGGGACATCGCGGGCAAGCACGCGCTGATCATCGGCGCCGGTTCGATGGGCGCGCTGACCGCGTCCCAGCTGCGCAAGTCCGGGATCGGCGAGATCACCATCGCCAACCGCACCGAGGCCAGGGCCGCCCGCCTCGCCGCCGCGAGCGTCGAGCAGGGAGTGCCCGCGAAGGCCGTCCAGATGAGCGGGATCGCGGACTCGGTCGCCGAGGCGGACGTCGTCGTCTGCTGCACCGGCGCGCAGGCCGCGGTCTTCACCGCCGCACACGTCCCGGCCCGTGCCGGGCGCCCGCTGGTCGTCTGCGACCTCGGCCTCCCGCGTGACGTCGACCACGACGTCGCCGCACTGGCCGACGTCACCGTGGTCGACCTCGAAACCATCCAGCGCCGCATGCGGGAAGCGGGCACCCCGACCACCGAGCGGCAGACCGCGAAGGCCACCGGCATCGTGCTCGACGAGGTGCGCGAGTACCTCGCCGGCCAGCGCAGCGCCGAGGTGACCCCGACGGTGACGGCGCTGCGGCGCCGGGCGGCCGAGGTGGTCGACGCCGAACTCCTGCGGCTGGACAACCGCCTGCCGGACCTCGACGCCGGGGTCCGCGAGGAGGTCGGCCGCACGGTCCGCCGCGTGGTCGACAAGCTGCTGCACGCGCCGACGGTGCGGGTCAAGCAGCTGGCCGCCGAGACGGCCGACACCGACTACGCCAACGCGCTGCGTGAGCTGTTCTGCCTCGACCCGCAGGCGCCCGCAGCGGTGGCGAGTCCCACCGCAACGCCGAAAGACGAGTGA
- a CDS encoding redox-sensing transcriptional repressor Rex, whose protein sequence is MVSQRGRRTRVTPDADNAPTAEMPAVETTAEPEAVRAKSIPEAAVARLAVYLRVLSGLAEQGATTISSEELSQAAGVNSAKLRKDLSYLGSYGTRGVGYDVQVLVSQIERILGLTRKHKVAVVGIGNLGHALANYGGFPGRGFPVEALFDLDPDLVGVPVGGLPVSHLDEIPKVCAERQISIGVIATPPTAAQSVCDRLVAGGVQCILNFAPVVLQVPAHIEVRKVDLAVELQILSFHVARRADLAANGNGGGDSGPGGAENGSVNGHGNGMVVR, encoded by the coding sequence GTGGTGTCGCAACGAGGCCGGCGCACCCGGGTGACACCGGACGCCGACAACGCGCCCACCGCGGAGATGCCCGCCGTCGAGACCACCGCCGAGCCGGAAGCGGTCCGCGCGAAGTCGATCCCCGAAGCCGCCGTCGCCCGCCTCGCCGTCTACCTCCGTGTTCTCTCCGGGCTGGCCGAGCAGGGCGCGACGACGATCTCCAGCGAGGAGCTCTCGCAGGCCGCGGGCGTCAACTCCGCGAAACTGCGCAAGGACCTGTCCTACCTCGGCTCCTACGGCACCCGTGGTGTCGGCTACGACGTCCAGGTGCTGGTCAGCCAGATCGAGCGCATCCTCGGCCTGACCCGCAAGCACAAGGTCGCCGTGGTCGGCATCGGTAATCTCGGGCACGCGCTCGCCAACTACGGCGGGTTCCCCGGCCGCGGGTTCCCGGTCGAGGCGCTGTTCGACCTCGACCCGGATCTGGTCGGCGTCCCGGTCGGCGGTCTCCCGGTCTCACATCTCGACGAGATCCCCAAAGTCTGCGCCGAACGGCAGATCTCCATCGGCGTCATCGCCACTCCGCCCACCGCCGCGCAGTCGGTCTGCGACCGGCTCGTCGCAGGTGGCGTGCAGTGCATCCTGAATTTCGCCCCGGTCGTGCTGCAGGTTCCGGCACATATCGAGGTGCGCAAGGTCGATCTCGCGGTCGAGCTGCAGATCCTGTCGTTCCACGTCGCTCGTCGCGCCGATCTGGCCGCTAACGGCAACGGCGGAGGGGACAGTGGCCCCGGGGGCGCCGAGAATGGCAGCGTGAACGGCCACGGCAACGGAATGGTGGTGCGCTGA
- a CDS encoding molybdopterin-dependent oxidoreductase, whose amino-acid sequence MDDERRLTFPQAALTGLLSLAAALGVGHLVAGFVGYTASPFVAVANFVIDHSPHAVVAWAERTLETWDKPVLKIGLAVVLVLFALLAGQLSRRTPLPGQVIVGVLGAAGVAAVFVRTDLGQIALLAPVIATVVALIVFTRLHSFFRPKVFFDDREGEGPDRRRVLITGASVAAGAGVAALTGQIAGTRKNAEESRAAVGRLVAARTAPPIPPDADFAKLGTPPYLTPSKDFYRIDTALVVPQVRTKDWSLQIRGMVEREVTYRYEDLRSRPLIERDVTLCCVSNEVGGPYISNARWIGIDLRDLLNEAGVKPGAEQMFATSVDGWTCGTPVEAALDPRRGAMLALGMDGEPLPIEHGFPARIVIPGLYGYVSATKWVTELEITTWAERKAYWLDRGWAKEAPVKTQSRIDAPGSAVNAGKVVVSGTAWAQHTGVAKVEVRVDQGPWKEAVLSAETSKDTWRMWWTEVDVAAGQHEIAVRATDQSGYTQTQERAGTVPDGATGWHTVTVNAR is encoded by the coding sequence GTGGACGACGAACGCAGGCTCACCTTCCCGCAAGCCGCACTGACCGGGCTCCTGTCACTGGCGGCAGCCCTCGGCGTGGGACATCTCGTCGCGGGCTTCGTCGGGTACACGGCCTCGCCGTTCGTCGCCGTCGCGAACTTCGTCATCGACCACAGCCCGCACGCGGTGGTCGCCTGGGCCGAGCGGACGCTGGAGACCTGGGACAAGCCCGTCCTCAAGATCGGCCTGGCCGTGGTGCTGGTGCTGTTCGCGCTGCTCGCCGGGCAGCTCTCGCGCCGTACGCCGCTACCGGGCCAGGTGATCGTCGGCGTCCTCGGCGCGGCAGGTGTCGCGGCGGTATTCGTGCGTACCGACCTCGGGCAGATCGCGCTGCTGGCGCCGGTGATCGCCACCGTCGTCGCGCTGATCGTGTTCACGCGGCTGCATTCGTTCTTCCGCCCGAAGGTGTTCTTCGACGACCGTGAAGGCGAAGGCCCGGACCGGCGCAGGGTGCTGATCACCGGCGCGTCCGTCGCGGCGGGCGCCGGCGTCGCCGCGCTGACCGGCCAGATCGCCGGGACCAGGAAGAACGCGGAGGAGTCGCGGGCCGCCGTCGGCAGGCTCGTCGCGGCGAGGACCGCGCCGCCGATCCCGCCCGACGCGGATTTCGCGAAGCTCGGCACCCCGCCGTATCTCACTCCTTCGAAGGATTTCTACCGGATCGACACGGCGCTGGTGGTCCCGCAGGTCCGCACCAAGGATTGGAGCCTGCAGATCCGCGGGATGGTCGAGCGCGAAGTCACCTATCGGTATGAAGATCTCCGCTCGCGCCCGCTGATCGAACGCGACGTCACCCTGTGCTGTGTCTCCAACGAGGTCGGTGGCCCGTACATCTCCAACGCGCGCTGGATCGGCATCGACCTGCGGGATCTGCTGAACGAGGCGGGCGTGAAACCCGGCGCCGAGCAGATGTTCGCGACCAGCGTCGACGGCTGGACCTGCGGAACCCCGGTCGAAGCCGCCCTGGATCCGCGACGCGGCGCGATGCTCGCCCTCGGCATGGACGGCGAACCGCTCCCGATCGAGCACGGCTTCCCCGCGCGGATCGTGATCCCCGGGCTCTACGGCTACGTGTCCGCCACGAAATGGGTGACCGAGCTGGAGATCACCACCTGGGCGGAGCGCAAGGCGTACTGGCTCGACCGCGGCTGGGCCAAGGAAGCGCCGGTGAAGACGCAGTCGCGGATCGACGCGCCGGGTTCGGCGGTGAACGCGGGCAAGGTCGTGGTGTCCGGGACCGCGTGGGCACAGCACACCGGTGTCGCGAAGGTCGAGGTCCGTGTCGACCAGGGGCCGTGGAAGGAGGCCGTCCTGTCGGCGGAGACGTCGAAGGACACCTGGCGGATGTGGTGGACCGAGGTCGACGTCGCCGCTGGTCAGCACGAGATCGCCGTCCGGGCCACGGACCAGTCCGGTTACACACAGACGCAGGAGCGCGCCGGGACCGTGCCGGACGGCGCCACCGGCTGGCACACGGTGACGGTCAACGCGCGCTAG
- a CDS encoding glutaredoxin family protein: MAHHVTVMTRTGCHLCEVAEQDIERICGELGVAWSAQDVDSDPEWRAEYGDRVPVILVDDAEHGYWRVEEDRLRKALA; encoded by the coding sequence ATGGCCCACCACGTCACCGTCATGACCCGCACGGGCTGCCACCTGTGCGAGGTCGCGGAACAGGACATCGAGCGGATCTGCGGCGAGCTGGGTGTCGCCTGGTCGGCCCAGGACGTCGACAGCGATCCCGAATGGCGGGCCGAATATGGCGACCGCGTGCCGGTGATCCTCGTCGACGACGCCGAGCACGGCTACTGGCGCGTCGAAGAGGACAGGCTCCGGAAAGCATTGGCGTAA
- a CDS encoding AMP-binding protein, with product MPTLLAEAARQWPGKAAVQETGGGVALTWAELDNAAHTLARALLDAGIERGDRVALRLPTSAAFAVSLFGALRAGAVVVPISPQGPAAELNGLLEHSGARLVLEREPTEELPDGVTSLSPAVTSDGAAEPVDASGAGEDIAVISYTSGTTGPPRGVMLSHRALLANLDQLSRIVPAPLVHGDRVLITIPLFHVYGLGLLQTTAVGATAILSERFLAERTLADCTEYRVTSIAGVPAMYAEFAAMDPEELGQGLSTVRRMTSGAAPLHPKILTALRGATGLDVYEGYGLTECAPVVTTTLVTGYPKPGSVGRPLPGVELRLVDSDGDAEPVPLDPDDLGDAFDEDGGTGLVSIRGANLFSGYWPDGSHGPDEEGWFRTGDVGYLDTDGDLHLVDRANDLIIVNGFNVFPHEVENVISMLDEVVEAGVVGVVDERTGEAVKAVVVPAPGAALSEQQVVEHCAEHLAGYKVPHTVEFAESLPHSATGKLRRMRLR from the coding sequence GTGCCCACTTTGCTCGCCGAGGCCGCTCGTCAGTGGCCGGGCAAGGCGGCCGTCCAGGAGACCGGCGGAGGCGTCGCGCTGACGTGGGCGGAACTCGACAACGCCGCCCACACGCTGGCCCGCGCCCTGCTCGACGCGGGAATCGAGCGCGGTGACCGGGTGGCGTTGCGGCTGCCGACGTCGGCCGCGTTCGCCGTCTCACTGTTCGGGGCGCTCCGGGCGGGCGCGGTGGTCGTCCCGATCTCGCCGCAGGGGCCGGCCGCGGAACTGAACGGGCTGCTGGAGCACAGCGGCGCCCGGCTCGTCCTCGAACGCGAACCCACCGAGGAACTCCCCGACGGGGTGACAAGCCTCTCACCGGCTGTTACCTCGGATGGAGCAGCCGAACCGGTCGACGCGTCCGGCGCCGGTGAGGACATAGCGGTCATCTCGTACACCTCCGGCACCACCGGCCCGCCGCGCGGCGTGATGCTGTCGCACCGGGCGCTGCTGGCGAACCTCGACCAGCTGAGCCGGATCGTCCCGGCGCCGCTCGTACACGGCGACCGCGTGCTCATCACCATCCCGCTGTTCCACGTCTACGGCCTCGGCCTGCTGCAGACCACGGCGGTCGGCGCGACGGCGATCCTGTCCGAACGTTTCCTCGCCGAGCGCACGCTGGCCGACTGCACCGAGTACCGGGTGACGTCGATCGCCGGCGTACCCGCGATGTACGCCGAATTCGCCGCGATGGACCCCGAGGAACTCGGCCAGGGCCTGTCCACCGTGCGGCGGATGACCTCGGGCGCGGCGCCGCTGCATCCCAAGATCCTCACCGCCCTCCGCGGCGCCACCGGACTCGACGTCTACGAGGGCTACGGCCTCACCGAATGCGCGCCCGTGGTCACCACGACCCTGGTCACCGGCTACCCGAAGCCCGGTTCGGTCGGGCGGCCGCTGCCCGGCGTCGAGCTCCGGCTCGTCGACAGCGACGGCGACGCGGAGCCCGTCCCGCTGGACCCGGACGACCTCGGTGACGCCTTCGACGAGGACGGCGGCACCGGCCTGGTGTCGATCCGCGGCGCGAACCTGTTCTCCGGTTACTGGCCCGACGGCTCGCACGGACCCGACGAGGAAGGCTGGTTCCGCACCGGCGACGTCGGCTACCTCGACACCGACGGCGACCTGCACCTGGTGGACCGGGCCAACGACCTGATCATCGTCAACGGTTTCAACGTCTTCCCGCACGAGGTCGAGAACGTGATTTCGATGCTGGACGAGGTCGTCGAGGCGGGCGTCGTCGGCGTCGTCGACGAGCGGACCGGTGAGGCGGTGAAGGCCGTCGTCGTCCCCGCGCCGGGCGCAGCGCTGTCGGAACAGCAGGTCGTCGAGCACTGCGCCGAGCATCTGGCCGGGTACAAGGTGCCGCACACCGTCGAGTTCGCGGAGTCGCTGCCGCATTCCGCCACCGGGAAGCTGCGCAGGATGCGCCTCAGGTAA
- a CDS encoding sigma-70 family RNA polymerase sigma factor: MTLPAPNPVSMLAGHILRRSGFPAAPSPRPKVSDTAESDAAAEAAKAEAWELVSAAQDGDTSAFGRLYDRYVDVVYRYVLFRLGDRDLAEDVTSETFLRALRRITSVSYQGRDVGAWFVTIARNIILDHVKSSRFRLEVVTDEVAEPNGAPIGNVGVQAVAGPEQQAISRATRAELLRCVAELGEDQRECIVLRFMQGLSVAETAAIMKRNEGAIKALQHRAVRRLAQLLPTGLR; the protein is encoded by the coding sequence GTGACTCTTCCCGCGCCCAACCCCGTCTCGATGCTGGCGGGCCACATCCTCCGCCGGAGTGGTTTCCCCGCGGCACCGTCGCCCAGGCCCAAGGTCAGCGACACCGCCGAGAGCGACGCCGCCGCCGAAGCCGCGAAGGCCGAGGCCTGGGAGCTGGTCAGCGCCGCTCAGGACGGCGACACCTCAGCGTTCGGGCGGCTCTACGACCGCTATGTGGACGTCGTCTACCGGTACGTCCTGTTCCGCCTCGGCGACCGGGACCTGGCCGAAGACGTCACCAGCGAGACGTTCCTCCGCGCGCTGCGCCGCATCACGTCGGTGAGCTACCAGGGGCGTGACGTCGGCGCCTGGTTCGTCACCATCGCGCGCAACATCATCCTCGACCACGTGAAGTCGAGCCGGTTCCGCCTCGAGGTCGTCACCGACGAGGTCGCCGAGCCCAACGGGGCACCGATCGGGAACGTCGGCGTGCAGGCCGTCGCGGGGCCGGAACAGCAGGCCATCAGCCGCGCCACCCGCGCCGAACTGCTGCGGTGCGTCGCCGAACTCGGCGAGGATCAGCGCGAGTGCATCGTGCTGCGGTTCATGCAGGGGCTTTCGGTCGCCGAAACCGCCGCGATCATGAAGCGCAACGAGGGCGCCATCAAGGCCCTTCAGCACCGCGCGGTACGCCGTTTGGCACAACTTCTGCCCACAGGACTGCGTTAA
- a CDS encoding DUF5667 domain-containing protein, whose amino-acid sequence MGVPGWFARERADGDRFADLVDGTESPDDDEFAHELALVGGLRELGAGGAPDAETRQRIRDEIAGRLAEAEAAPKRRGHAIANLAAAAVALILALGGITLLLSKDALPGDPLYGIKRAGESASLGLTFDEQDKAKKHLEFAANRVGELDELTRQGAPTAAYFTGLADFETDLRAGVSQLTALVTDQGGQARLAELRSWARQQSDRLGLQIDYAPAEARDKFDSARVLLERVQARTTDLGSRLVCYTITTGSSDELGAVPAAGDCVRNPDSPDAVLPPVTSSPPSSAPSATPTPTSVPPSSGVDTAAPTGPLAPPSGGTPPPVVATPGPTTRTLPPTTTTPPPPLVSIPPLIPGLPPIIIG is encoded by the coding sequence GTGGGCGTGCCGGGATGGTTCGCGCGGGAGCGGGCGGACGGTGACCGCTTCGCCGACCTTGTCGACGGCACCGAATCCCCGGACGACGACGAGTTCGCGCACGAACTCGCGCTCGTCGGCGGCTTGCGCGAACTCGGCGCCGGCGGCGCCCCCGACGCGGAGACCCGGCAGCGGATCCGCGACGAGATCGCCGGACGCCTCGCCGAAGCCGAAGCCGCGCCGAAGCGACGTGGTCACGCCATCGCCAATCTCGCCGCGGCCGCCGTCGCGCTCATCCTGGCGCTCGGCGGGATCACCCTGTTGCTGTCCAAGGACGCGTTGCCGGGCGATCCGCTCTACGGCATCAAACGAGCGGGTGAATCGGCCTCGCTCGGGCTCACCTTCGACGAACAGGACAAGGCGAAAAAGCATCTGGAGTTCGCCGCGAACCGCGTCGGCGAACTGGACGAGCTGACCCGGCAGGGCGCGCCCACCGCCGCGTATTTCACCGGGCTCGCCGATTTCGAGACCGATCTCCGCGCCGGCGTCTCGCAGCTGACGGCACTCGTCACCGATCAGGGTGGCCAGGCCCGGCTGGCCGAGCTCCGGTCCTGGGCGCGTCAGCAGTCCGACCGGCTCGGTCTCCAGATCGACTACGCCCCCGCCGAAGCACGCGACAAGTTCGACTCGGCGCGCGTGCTGCTCGAGAGGGTCCAGGCGCGCACGACGGATCTCGGCTCGCGTCTGGTCTGCTACACGATCACCACGGGCTCGTCCGACGAGCTGGGCGCGGTCCCGGCCGCCGGCGACTGCGTCCGGAATCCCGACTCCCCCGACGCCGTCCTGCCGCCGGTGACGTCTTCCCCGCCGTCGTCCGCTCCGTCCGCGACGCCGACGCCGACCTCGGTGCCGCCATCGTCCGGTGTGGACACCGCGGCCCCGACCGGACCGCTCGCCCCGCCGTCAGGAGGCACGCCGCCGCCCGTCGTGGCCACGCCCGGCCCGACGACGAGGACGTTGCCGCCGACGACCACCACGCCACCGCCGCCGCTGGTTTCGATTCCGCCGCTCATCCCGGGGTTACCGCCGATAATCATCGGCTGA